The Engraulis encrasicolus isolate BLACKSEA-1 chromosome 22, IST_EnEncr_1.0, whole genome shotgun sequence genome includes a region encoding these proteins:
- the psmc3 gene encoding 26S proteasome regulatory subunit 6A isoform X2, which yields MSSLNDRSVWDEDGIGEEVLKMSTEEIVQRTRLLDSEIKIMKSEVLRVTHELQAMKDKIKENTEKIKVNKTLPYLVSNVIELLDVDPNDQEEDGANIDLDSQRKGKCAVIKTSTRQTYFLPVIGLVDAEKLKPGDLVGVNKDSYLILETLPTEYDSRVKAMEVDERPTEQYSDIGGLDKQIQELVEAIVLPMNHKEKFENLGIQPPKGVLMYGPPGTGKTLLARACAAQTKATFLKLAGPQLVQMFIGDGAKLVRDAFALAKEKAPSIIFIDELDAIGTKRFDSEKAGDREVQRTMLELLNQLDGFQPNMQVKVIAATNRVDILDPALLRSGRLDRKIEFPMPNEEARARIMQIHSRKMNVSPDVNYEELARCTDDFNGAQCKAVCVEAGMIALRRGATELNHEDYMEGILEVQAKKKANLQYYA from the exons ATGTCGTCGTTGAATGACAGATCAGTTTGGGATGAG GATGGCATCGGAGAGGAAGTCCTCAAAATGTCCACTGAAGAAATTGTTCAGCGGACGCGTCTCTTGGACAGTGAGATTAAG ATCATGAAGAGCGAGGTGTTGAGAGTGACGCATGAGCTTCAGGCCATGAAGGACAAAATCAAGGAGAACACGGAGAAGATCAAAGTCAACAAGACCCTCCCTTACCTGGTCTCCAACGTCATCGAG CTGTTGGATGTGGACCCCAATGACCAGGAGGAGGACGGGGCCAACATCGACCTTGACTCCCAGAGGAAGGGCAAGTGTGCCGTCATCAAGACCTCCACCAGACAG ACATACTTCCTGCCCGTCATTGGATTGGTGGACGCTGAGAAGCTGAAGCCTGGTGACCTTGTG gGAGTGAATAAGGACTCGTACCTGATCCTGGAGACGCTGCCTACAGAGTACGACTCCCGTGTGAAGGCCATGGAAGTGGACGAGAGGCCCACAGAGCAGTACAGCGACATCGGAGGCCTGGACAAGCAGATCCAGGAG CTGGTGGAGGCCATTGTGCTGCCCATGAACCACAAGGAGAAGTTTGAGAACCTGGGCATCCAGCCGCCCAAAGGGGTGCTGATGTACGGACCCCCCGGAACTGGCAAGACACTGCTGGCCAGGGCCTGCGCTGCTCAGACCAAg gccacttTCCTGAAGCTGGCGGGTCCCCAGCTGGTGCAGATGTTTATTGGTGACGGTGCCAAGCTGGTGCGGGATGCCTTCGCCCTGGCCAAGGAGAAAGCCCCCTCCATCATCTTCATCGACGAGCTGGACGCCATCGGCACCAAGAG gtttgACAGTGAGAAGGCTGGAGATCGTGAGGTGCAGAGGACCATGCTGGAGCTCCTCAACCAATTGGACGGCTTCCAGCCCAACATGCAAGTCAAG GTGATTGCTGCCACCAACAGGGTGGACATCTTGGACCCTGCTCTGCTGCGTTCGGGTCGTCTGGACCGTAAGATCGAGTTCCCCATGCCCAACGAGGAGGCCCGCGCACGCATCATGCAGATCCACTCACGCAAGATGAACGtcag TCCTGATGTGAACTACGAGGAGTTGGCCAGGTGTACAGATGACTTCAACGGAGCCCAGTGCAAGGCCGTCTGTGTGGAGGCG gGTATGATTGCGCTGCGTCGGGGGGCCACAGAGCTGAACCATGAAGACTACATGGAGGGAATCCTGGAGGTCCAGGCCAAGAAGAAGGCCAACCTGCAGTACTACGCCTGA
- the psmc3 gene encoding 26S proteasome regulatory subunit 6A isoform X1: MSSLNDRSVWDEVEDGIGEEVLKMSTEEIVQRTRLLDSEIKIMKSEVLRVTHELQAMKDKIKENTEKIKVNKTLPYLVSNVIELLDVDPNDQEEDGANIDLDSQRKGKCAVIKTSTRQTYFLPVIGLVDAEKLKPGDLVGVNKDSYLILETLPTEYDSRVKAMEVDERPTEQYSDIGGLDKQIQELVEAIVLPMNHKEKFENLGIQPPKGVLMYGPPGTGKTLLARACAAQTKATFLKLAGPQLVQMFIGDGAKLVRDAFALAKEKAPSIIFIDELDAIGTKRFDSEKAGDREVQRTMLELLNQLDGFQPNMQVKVIAATNRVDILDPALLRSGRLDRKIEFPMPNEEARARIMQIHSRKMNVSPDVNYEELARCTDDFNGAQCKAVCVEAGMIALRRGATELNHEDYMEGILEVQAKKKANLQYYA; this comes from the exons ATGTCGTCGTTGAATGACAGATCAGTTTGGGATGAGGTGGAG GATGGCATCGGAGAGGAAGTCCTCAAAATGTCCACTGAAGAAATTGTTCAGCGGACGCGTCTCTTGGACAGTGAGATTAAG ATCATGAAGAGCGAGGTGTTGAGAGTGACGCATGAGCTTCAGGCCATGAAGGACAAAATCAAGGAGAACACGGAGAAGATCAAAGTCAACAAGACCCTCCCTTACCTGGTCTCCAACGTCATCGAG CTGTTGGATGTGGACCCCAATGACCAGGAGGAGGACGGGGCCAACATCGACCTTGACTCCCAGAGGAAGGGCAAGTGTGCCGTCATCAAGACCTCCACCAGACAG ACATACTTCCTGCCCGTCATTGGATTGGTGGACGCTGAGAAGCTGAAGCCTGGTGACCTTGTG gGAGTGAATAAGGACTCGTACCTGATCCTGGAGACGCTGCCTACAGAGTACGACTCCCGTGTGAAGGCCATGGAAGTGGACGAGAGGCCCACAGAGCAGTACAGCGACATCGGAGGCCTGGACAAGCAGATCCAGGAG CTGGTGGAGGCCATTGTGCTGCCCATGAACCACAAGGAGAAGTTTGAGAACCTGGGCATCCAGCCGCCCAAAGGGGTGCTGATGTACGGACCCCCCGGAACTGGCAAGACACTGCTGGCCAGGGCCTGCGCTGCTCAGACCAAg gccacttTCCTGAAGCTGGCGGGTCCCCAGCTGGTGCAGATGTTTATTGGTGACGGTGCCAAGCTGGTGCGGGATGCCTTCGCCCTGGCCAAGGAGAAAGCCCCCTCCATCATCTTCATCGACGAGCTGGACGCCATCGGCACCAAGAG gtttgACAGTGAGAAGGCTGGAGATCGTGAGGTGCAGAGGACCATGCTGGAGCTCCTCAACCAATTGGACGGCTTCCAGCCCAACATGCAAGTCAAG GTGATTGCTGCCACCAACAGGGTGGACATCTTGGACCCTGCTCTGCTGCGTTCGGGTCGTCTGGACCGTAAGATCGAGTTCCCCATGCCCAACGAGGAGGCCCGCGCACGCATCATGCAGATCCACTCACGCAAGATGAACGtcag TCCTGATGTGAACTACGAGGAGTTGGCCAGGTGTACAGATGACTTCAACGGAGCCCAGTGCAAGGCCGTCTGTGTGGAGGCG gGTATGATTGCGCTGCGTCGGGGGGCCACAGAGCTGAACCATGAAGACTACATGGAGGGAATCCTGGAGGTCCAGGCCAAGAAGAAGGCCAACCTGCAGTACTACGCCTGA